One window from the genome of Streptomyces cadmiisoli encodes:
- a CDS encoding phage tail tube protein — translation MASVFDSYVGAVDEVTYSTAVPVTRFFELSKESISGKYERVESAAMQTGQRVMRADRFAPNPKGADGTLELEVLDKGFAFWLKHMLGNVAKGTADPDGFSVFTGTIADLAGKSTTVEVGRVDASGALSQFVYTGGKVSSWEISNQVDGVLNLNVDMVFAKETVRVGTPVTPTYPSASHLFTYLGGTFTLDGTTVAVSDVTIKGDNGLKDDRWAIGVGRREPREEKSRDIEFELKGDFDSMTAYNKVVAATATGNMGNLVLTWAGVPLDGQPTKFPTITVTIPNARFDEATPQAEAGKLPDITISGKALNLTGNDAITIAYKSQDTAI, via the coding sequence ATGGCTAGCGTATTTGATTCTTATGTGGGTGCCGTTGATGAGGTGACCTACAGTACGGCCGTTCCTGTTACACGGTTTTTTGAACTGTCTAAGGAATCCATTTCCGGTAAGTATGAGCGTGTCGAGTCTGCGGCTATGCAGACTGGTCAGCGTGTTATGCGCGCGGACCGTTTCGCACCTAACCCTAAGGGTGCGGATGGCACCCTAGAGCTAGAAGTTTTGGATAAGGGTTTTGCGTTTTGGCTTAAGCACATGCTAGGCAATGTGGCTAAGGGCACTGCTGACCCTGATGGTTTCAGCGTGTTTACTGGCACGATTGCGGACCTAGCCGGTAAGTCGACGACTGTTGAGGTTGGCCGCGTAGACGCGTCCGGTGCCCTTTCCCAGTTTGTTTACACTGGCGGTAAGGTTTCCTCTTGGGAAATCTCGAACCAGGTTGATGGTGTTCTGAACCTTAACGTGGATATGGTTTTCGCTAAGGAAACTGTTCGTGTCGGTACTCCGGTTACTCCCACGTATCCCAGTGCCTCGCACCTGTTTACTTACCTGGGTGGCACGTTCACGTTGGACGGTACGACTGTTGCCGTTAGCGATGTGACCATTAAGGGTGACAACGGTCTTAAGGATGACCGTTGGGCTATCGGTGTCGGTAGGCGTGAGCCTCGGGAGGAAAAGTCCCGTGATATCGAGTTTGAGCTAAAGGGCGATTTTGACAGTATGACCGCCTACAACAAGGTTGTAGCGGCTACCGCCACTGGCAATATGGGCAACCTTGTTCTTACCTGGGCGGGTGTTCCGCTGGATGGTCAGCCTACTAAGTTCCCTACGATTACCGTCACTATTCCTAATGCGCGGTTTGATGAGGCTACGCCTCAGGCGGAGGCCGGTAAGCTTCCGGATATCACCATTAGCGGCAAGGCTCTTAACCTTACCGGGAATGACGCAATCACTATCGCTTACAAGTCGCAGGATACGGCTATCTAA
- a CDS encoding phage major capsid protein translates to MSFVNLARKSLEARGRLFEEYKSVLDDTKITDADKRERLERLDAAIEAKTEEVRDFTAKAEAEAEARNLDGKLGKLFVPGTQEEGREAPGMDARSLLLAVANGEIREGLITPDMEMRAPGGNVQAAAGKVSDAAFAGNTTSVQFIAQVQEVMREHSPFLNLVSTFTTSHGETIRYPVKNAWMSPTTDVTILPEGEKYTFGKGGFTTKDLTVAKYGTGVQLSAELLTDSEVDIAAIAADDAGQALSDRITADMLAKLQVAVPVGKKVVMVGAAATTKVSYDNLIDVQHNLRTGYRRNAAWMFGDLQLAELRKIKDTAGNPIWNPSYQVGAPDTLLGKPYVTDATITAKATGAGGTINTDLIWYGDFSKFKLRQVKGITVSRSDEYAWDSDMVSWKLTWRGGGDLMDLESVAALRTAAA, encoded by the coding sequence ATGTCTTTTGTAAATCTGGCCCGTAAGTCGCTAGAGGCCCGTGGCCGACTTTTTGAGGAATACAAGAGTGTTCTTGACGACACTAAGATTACCGACGCTGATAAGCGTGAGCGTCTAGAGCGGCTGGACGCCGCTATTGAGGCTAAGACGGAGGAGGTTCGAGACTTCACCGCTAAGGCCGAGGCGGAGGCGGAGGCTCGTAACCTTGACGGGAAGCTGGGTAAGCTTTTCGTTCCGGGTACCCAGGAGGAGGGCCGCGAGGCCCCGGGAATGGACGCGCGGTCCCTTCTGCTAGCCGTTGCTAACGGTGAGATCCGTGAGGGCCTTATTACTCCGGATATGGAGATGCGGGCCCCGGGCGGTAACGTCCAGGCCGCTGCGGGTAAGGTGTCGGATGCGGCCTTTGCTGGTAACACTACTTCCGTCCAGTTTATCGCCCAGGTGCAGGAGGTTATGCGGGAACACTCTCCGTTCCTTAACCTGGTTTCCACCTTCACCACTTCCCACGGTGAGACTATCCGTTACCCGGTTAAGAATGCGTGGATGTCCCCGACTACCGATGTGACGATTCTGCCCGAGGGTGAAAAGTACACGTTCGGTAAGGGCGGTTTCACCACTAAGGATCTAACCGTCGCTAAGTACGGCACGGGTGTTCAGCTTTCCGCTGAGCTGCTAACGGACTCTGAGGTTGATATTGCGGCTATTGCTGCGGACGATGCGGGCCAGGCCCTTTCGGACCGTATTACCGCTGACATGCTGGCAAAGCTTCAGGTCGCGGTCCCGGTTGGTAAGAAGGTTGTTATGGTCGGTGCTGCGGCTACGACTAAGGTTTCGTATGACAACCTTATTGATGTTCAGCACAACCTTCGGACCGGTTACCGCCGGAATGCGGCATGGATGTTTGGTGACCTCCAGCTAGCGGAACTCCGTAAGATTAAGGATACGGCCGGTAATCCGATTTGGAACCCGTCCTATCAGGTTGGTGCCCCGGATACTCTCCTGGGTAAGCCGTACGTTACCGACGCTACGATTACCGCTAAGGCTACCGGTGCCGGTGGCACCATTAACACTGACCTTATTTGGTACGGTGACTTCAGTAAGTTTAAGCTTCGGCAGGTTAAGGGAATTACCGTTTCCCGTTCTGACGAGTACGCGTGGGATTCCGACATGGTTTCCTGGAAGCTTACGTGGCGTGGTGGCGGTGACCTGATGGACCTAGAGTCTGTCGCTGCCCTCCGCACTGCTGCGGCCTAA